A DNA window from Arachis duranensis cultivar V14167 chromosome 3, aradu.V14167.gnm2.J7QH, whole genome shotgun sequence contains the following coding sequences:
- the LOC107479219 gene encoding uncharacterized protein LOC107479219: MNIEKALCDLGASINLMSLAVMKRMRIEEAKPTRMALQLVDRTFKFPHGVVEDLLVKVGEFIFPADFVVVDMKEEANASIILGRPFLAIVGAIIDVQKGEQVLRLHEEKMFFNVFKAMSYPKESIGECMMVDIIENLIQGVIEKE, encoded by the coding sequence ATGAACATTGAGAAGGCactatgtgatctaggagccAGTATCAACCTCATGTCCTTGGCCGTGATGAAGAGGATGAGAATAGAAGAAGCAAAACCCACAAGAATGGCCCTTCAACTAGTAGACAGGACCTTCAAATTCCCCCATGGTGTGGTAGAAGATTTGTTGGTAAAAGTGGGAGAGTTCATCTTTCCAGCTGACTTTGTTGTGGTTGACATGAAGGAAGAAGCCAACGCATCAATCATCCTAGGAAGGCCATTTCTAGCTATAGTTGGAGCTAtaattgatgttcaaaaaggggagCAAGTCTTAAGATTGCATGAGGAGAAGATGTTCTTTAATGTCTTCAAGGCAATGAGCTACCCCAAGGAATCCATTGGAGAATGCATGATGGTGGACATAATTGAAAATCTCATTCAAGGAGTCATAGAGAAAGAATAA